One genomic window of Deinococcus peraridilitoris DSM 19664 includes the following:
- a CDS encoding DUF1440 domain-containing protein yields the protein MLNEAIKGAVAGAAGVWVMDRIGWYMYLREDESALQREIEARPGGLDPAHVIANRLANALGKQLIPQQPNPWGIVVHFALGVMPGALYGVLRHRLPTLSQGQGVVYGLSLFMMNDEIANPLLKLSGGPRAYPWQAHARGLVEHVVLGMVTDAVLRVMDRELHPPQPHDITQTAGARSAARY from the coding sequence GTGCCGTCGCCGGTGCCGCAGGCGTCTGGGTGATGGACCGTATCGGCTGGTACATGTACCTGCGGGAAGACGAAAGCGCGCTGCAACGGGAAATCGAAGCGCGCCCCGGCGGACTGGACCCCGCGCATGTCATCGCCAACCGACTTGCGAACGCCCTGGGCAAGCAACTCATTCCACAGCAGCCGAATCCATGGGGCATCGTCGTGCATTTTGCGCTTGGTGTGATGCCCGGTGCGCTGTACGGGGTGCTGCGTCACCGGCTGCCGACGTTATCGCAAGGGCAAGGCGTTGTGTACGGGCTGAGTCTGTTCATGATGAATGATGAAATCGCCAATCCGCTCCTGAAGCTGTCCGGCGGTCCACGCGCCTATCCCTGGCAGGCGCACGCGCGTGGTCTGGTCGAGCACGTCGTCCTGGGAATGGTCACCGACGCCGTGCTGCGTGTCATGGACCGTGAACTCCATCCACCCCAGCCGCACGACATCACGCAGACCGCGGGAGCCAGAAGTGCGGCCCGCTACTGA